The Xiphophorus hellerii strain 12219 chromosome 5, Xiphophorus_hellerii-4.1, whole genome shotgun sequence genome window below encodes:
- the LOC116720742 gene encoding target of Myb protein 1 isoform X1, whose translation MFSLGETMEFLLGNPFSTPVGQRIDRATSGSLESEDWGLNMEICDIINETDEGPRDAVKAIKKRIVGNKNFREIMLALTVLETCVKNCGHRFHVLVASQEFVEGVLVRSILPKYNPPTALHDRVLSLIQSWADAFRSSPSLVGVVHVYDDLRRRGLEFPMTDLDALSPIHTPNRSIPENGTPEETSVAAPTRPSPEQVPAAAPASQNTSSPVQVSNGPVPLTPEQEQKLRSELALVKGNLAVMSQMLNELKPGQSTADDAELLQQLFSVCKKMQSRVVELIPQLVDEGFMEELLVVNDDLNNTFIRFERFERLSKAQSTNTQQSSASSPNLIDVGPESPNKKQPATITATSQPAVSTQTTNHQSPANHKVEEEFDMFAQTRGSSLAEQRKSVKYEDPETVEGLAEALDSRLQVTGGMVPEKNASQNDIDKWLSSDLQEGESSVCEGVSSEEFDKFLDDRALAADHSNLSIRNVPPSTPRPQAQPAKQQDATHDQLFSL comes from the exons ATGTTTTCTCTCGGGGAGACCATGGAGTTTCTCCTCGGAAATCCATTTTCAACGCCCGTCGGACAGAGAATCg atCGAGCAACCAGCGGCTCTCTGGAGTCGGAGGACTGGGGACTCAACATGGAGATATGTGACATCATCAATGAGACGGATGAGGG GCCCAGAGATGCCGTCAAAGCCATTAAGAAAAGAATTGTTGGAAACAAGAACTTCAGAGAGATTATGCTGGCTCTCACT GTTCTTGAGACCTGTGTAAAGAACTGTGGCCATCGCTTCCATGTTTTGGTGGCCTCACAGGAGTTTGTTGAAGGGGTTCTGGTCCGTTCCATTTTGCCCAAATACAACCCCCCCACAGCCCTGCATGACCGTGTTCTCAGCCTCATACAG TCATGGGCTGATGCATTTCGCAGCTCTCCCTCCCTGGTGGGGGTGGTGCATGTGTATGATGACCTAAGGCGGCGAGGTCTGGAGTTTCCTATGACAGACCTGGACGCGCTCTCACCCATTCATACTCCAAACAGG AGTATCCCCGAGAACGGGACACCTGAGGAGACCTCTGTCGCTGCTCCCACACGTCCGTCACCAGAGCAAGTTCCTGCCGCCGCCCCCGCCAGTCAAAATACCTCATCTCCAGTCCAAGTCAGTAATGGACCAGTCCCGCTCACTCCCGAACAG GAGCAGAAGCTGCGGAGCGAGCTGGCCTTGGTTAAAGGAAACCTGGCAGTAATGTCTCAAATGTTAAACGAACTAAAGCCTGGACAGAGCACAGCAGACGATGCAGAGCTGCTGCAG CAGCTCTTCTCGGTGTGTAAGAAGATGCAGAGTCGTGTGGTTGAACTGATCCCACAGCTGGTGGATGAAGGATTTATGGAGGAGCTTCTCGTGGTGAACGACGACCTCAACAACACCTTCATTCGCTTCGAGAG gtttGAGCGACTGAGCAAGGCTCAAAGTACAAATACGCAACAG AGCTCTGCAAGTAGCCCAAATCTCATCGACGTCGGTCCTGAAAGTCCGAACAAAAAACAGCCCGCCACGATCACAGCGACCAGCCAACCAGCCGTCAGCACCCAGACCACCAATCACCAATCACCAGCCAATCACA AAGTAGAAGAGGAGTTTGACATGTTTGCCCAGACGAGAGGCAGCTCTTTGGCTGAACAGAGGAAAAG CGTCAAGTATGAAGATCCTGAGACGGTGGAAGGCCTTGCTGAAGCTCTGGACTCCAGGCTGCAGGTCACAGGAGGG ATGGTGCCAGAGAAAAACGCTTCGCAGAATGACATTGACAAATGGTTATCTTCAGATCTG CAGGAGGGTGAGTCGTCGGTTTGCGAAGGAGTCTCCAGTGAAG AGTTTGACAAGTTTCTGGACGATCGGGCGTTGGCGGCGGACCACAGTAACCTTTCAATTCGCAACGTGCCGCCCTCCACACCAAGACCTCAGGCGCAACCCGCAAAGCAGCAGGACGCCACGCAT
- the LOC116720742 gene encoding target of Myb protein 1 isoform X2 yields the protein MFSLGETMEFLLGNPFSTPVGQRIDRATSGSLESEDWGLNMEICDIINETDEGPRDAVKAIKKRIVGNKNFREIMLALTVLETCVKNCGHRFHVLVASQEFVEGVLVRSILPKYNPPTALHDRVLSLIQSWADAFRSSPSLVGVVHVYDDLRRRGLEFPMTDLDALSPIHTPNRSIPENGTPEETSVAAPTRPSPEQVPAAAPASQNTSSPVQVSNGPVPLTPEQEQKLRSELALVKGNLAVMSQMLNELKPGQSTADDAELLQQLFSVCKKMQSRVVELIPQLVDEGFMEELLVVNDDLNNTFIRFERFERLSKAQSTNTQQSSASSPNLIDVGPESPNKKQPATITATSQPAVSTQTTNHQSPANHKVEEEFDMFAQTRGSSLAEQRKSVKYEDPETVEGLAEALDSRLQVTGGMVPEKNASQNDIDKWLSSDLEGESSVCEGVSSEEFDKFLDDRALAADHSNLSIRNVPPSTPRPQAQPAKQQDATHDQLFSL from the exons ATGTTTTCTCTCGGGGAGACCATGGAGTTTCTCCTCGGAAATCCATTTTCAACGCCCGTCGGACAGAGAATCg atCGAGCAACCAGCGGCTCTCTGGAGTCGGAGGACTGGGGACTCAACATGGAGATATGTGACATCATCAATGAGACGGATGAGGG GCCCAGAGATGCCGTCAAAGCCATTAAGAAAAGAATTGTTGGAAACAAGAACTTCAGAGAGATTATGCTGGCTCTCACT GTTCTTGAGACCTGTGTAAAGAACTGTGGCCATCGCTTCCATGTTTTGGTGGCCTCACAGGAGTTTGTTGAAGGGGTTCTGGTCCGTTCCATTTTGCCCAAATACAACCCCCCCACAGCCCTGCATGACCGTGTTCTCAGCCTCATACAG TCATGGGCTGATGCATTTCGCAGCTCTCCCTCCCTGGTGGGGGTGGTGCATGTGTATGATGACCTAAGGCGGCGAGGTCTGGAGTTTCCTATGACAGACCTGGACGCGCTCTCACCCATTCATACTCCAAACAGG AGTATCCCCGAGAACGGGACACCTGAGGAGACCTCTGTCGCTGCTCCCACACGTCCGTCACCAGAGCAAGTTCCTGCCGCCGCCCCCGCCAGTCAAAATACCTCATCTCCAGTCCAAGTCAGTAATGGACCAGTCCCGCTCACTCCCGAACAG GAGCAGAAGCTGCGGAGCGAGCTGGCCTTGGTTAAAGGAAACCTGGCAGTAATGTCTCAAATGTTAAACGAACTAAAGCCTGGACAGAGCACAGCAGACGATGCAGAGCTGCTGCAG CAGCTCTTCTCGGTGTGTAAGAAGATGCAGAGTCGTGTGGTTGAACTGATCCCACAGCTGGTGGATGAAGGATTTATGGAGGAGCTTCTCGTGGTGAACGACGACCTCAACAACACCTTCATTCGCTTCGAGAG gtttGAGCGACTGAGCAAGGCTCAAAGTACAAATACGCAACAG AGCTCTGCAAGTAGCCCAAATCTCATCGACGTCGGTCCTGAAAGTCCGAACAAAAAACAGCCCGCCACGATCACAGCGACCAGCCAACCAGCCGTCAGCACCCAGACCACCAATCACCAATCACCAGCCAATCACA AAGTAGAAGAGGAGTTTGACATGTTTGCCCAGACGAGAGGCAGCTCTTTGGCTGAACAGAGGAAAAG CGTCAAGTATGAAGATCCTGAGACGGTGGAAGGCCTTGCTGAAGCTCTGGACTCCAGGCTGCAGGTCACAGGAGGG ATGGTGCCAGAGAAAAACGCTTCGCAGAATGACATTGACAAATGGTTATCTTCAGATCTG GAGGGTGAGTCGTCGGTTTGCGAAGGAGTCTCCAGTGAAG AGTTTGACAAGTTTCTGGACGATCGGGCGTTGGCGGCGGACCACAGTAACCTTTCAATTCGCAACGTGCCGCCCTCCACACCAAGACCTCAGGCGCAACCCGCAAAGCAGCAGGACGCCACGCAT